A region of Streptomyces sp. NBC_01750 DNA encodes the following proteins:
- the glmS gene encoding glutamine--fructose-6-phosphate transaminase (isomerizing): MCGIVGYIGKRDVAPLLLEGLQRLEYRGYDSAGIVITSPKSTGLKMVKAKGRVRDLEARVPKRFAGTTGIAHTRWATHGAPSDENAHPHLDPENKVAIVHNGIIDNASELRAKLVADGVVFLSETDTEVLTHLIARSQAETLEEKVRQALKVVEGTYGIAVMHADFNDRIVVARNGSPVVLGIGEKEMFVASDVAALVAHTRQIVTLDDGEMATLKADDFRTYTTEGSRTTATPTTVEWEAESYDMGGHDTYMHKEISEQADAVDRVLRGRIDDRFSTVHLGGLNLDAREARGVRRIKILGCGTSYHAGMIGAGLIEGLARIPADAEPASEFRYRNPVVDPDTLYIAVSQSGETYDVLAAVQELKRKGARVLGVVNVVGSAIAREADGGVYVHAGPEVCVVSTKCFTNTVVAFALLALHLGRIRDLSVTDGKRIIEGLRRLPEQISEILESEAEIKKLAEEYAGAKSMMFIGRVRGYPVALEASLKLKEISYIHAEAYPASELKHGPLALIEPALPTVAIVPDDDLLEKNRAALEEIKARSGKILAVAHREQEKADHTIVVPKNEHELDPILMGIPLQLFAYHTALAMGRDIDKPRNLAKSVTVE; this comes from the coding sequence ATGTGTGGAATTGTCGGTTACATCGGCAAGCGTGACGTGGCACCGCTGCTGCTGGAGGGCCTGCAGCGGCTGGAGTACCGGGGATACGACTCCGCGGGCATCGTGATCACCAGCCCCAAGTCCACCGGGCTGAAGATGGTCAAGGCCAAGGGCCGGGTCCGTGACCTGGAGGCCCGTGTCCCCAAGCGCTTCGCCGGCACCACCGGCATCGCCCACACCCGCTGGGCCACCCATGGCGCCCCGAGTGACGAGAACGCCCACCCCCACCTCGACCCCGAGAACAAGGTCGCGATCGTCCACAACGGCATCATCGACAACGCCTCCGAGCTGCGCGCCAAGCTCGTCGCCGACGGCGTCGTCTTCCTCTCCGAGACGGACACCGAGGTGCTGACCCACCTCATCGCCCGCTCCCAGGCCGAGACCCTGGAGGAGAAGGTCCGCCAGGCGCTGAAGGTGGTCGAGGGCACCTACGGCATCGCCGTGATGCACGCCGACTTCAACGACCGCATCGTCGTCGCCCGCAACGGCTCCCCGGTCGTCCTCGGCATCGGCGAGAAGGAGATGTTCGTCGCCTCCGACGTCGCCGCGCTGGTCGCCCACACCCGCCAGATCGTCACCCTGGACGACGGCGAGATGGCCACCCTGAAGGCCGACGACTTCCGGACCTACACCACCGAGGGTTCGCGGACGACGGCCACGCCGACCACCGTGGAGTGGGAGGCCGAGTCGTACGACATGGGCGGCCACGACACGTACATGCACAAGGAGATCTCCGAGCAGGCCGACGCCGTGGACCGCGTGCTGCGCGGCCGCATCGACGACCGGTTCTCCACCGTGCACCTGGGCGGCCTCAACCTGGACGCGCGTGAGGCGCGCGGCGTGCGCCGGATCAAGATCCTCGGCTGCGGCACCTCGTACCACGCCGGCATGATCGGCGCCGGGCTGATCGAGGGCCTCGCCCGCATCCCCGCGGACGCCGAGCCGGCCTCCGAGTTCCGCTACCGCAACCCGGTCGTGGACCCCGACACCCTCTACATCGCGGTCTCCCAGTCGGGTGAGACGTACGACGTACTCGCCGCCGTCCAGGAGCTCAAGCGCAAGGGCGCTCGCGTCCTCGGCGTGGTGAACGTCGTCGGCTCGGCGATCGCCCGCGAGGCCGACGGCGGTGTGTACGTCCACGCCGGTCCGGAGGTCTGCGTCGTCTCCACCAAGTGCTTCACCAACACCGTGGTCGCCTTCGCGCTGCTGGCCCTGCACCTCGGCCGCATCCGCGACCTTTCCGTCACCGACGGCAAGCGGATCATCGAGGGCCTGCGCAGGCTGCCCGAGCAGATCAGCGAGATCCTCGAGTCCGAGGCCGAGATCAAGAAGCTGGCCGAGGAGTACGCGGGCGCCAAGTCGATGATGTTCATCGGCCGCGTGCGCGGCTACCCGGTGGCGCTGGAGGCCTCCCTGAAGCTCAAGGAGATCTCCTACATCCACGCCGAGGCGTACCCGGCCTCGGAGCTCAAGCACGGTCCGCTGGCGCTGATCGAGCCGGCGCTGCCGACGGTCGCGATCGTGCCGGACGACGACCTGCTGGAGAAGAACCGCGCCGCCCTGGAGGAGATCAAGGCCCGCAGCGGCAAGATCCTCGCGGTCGCGCACCGCGAGCAGGAGAAGGCCGACCACACCATCGTCGTACCGAAGAACGAGCATGAGCTGGACCCGATCCTGATGGGCATCCCGCTCCAGCTGTTCGCGTACCACACGGCGCTGGCCATGGGACGTGACATCGACAAGCCGCGCAACCTGGCGAAGTCCGTCACGGTCGAGTAG
- a CDS encoding universal stress protein: MAGHEIPEPADRKQVADPLSDLQAAEETCHSCDPAFRHGVVVGFDGSTSSERALAYAIGMARRSGSGLIIVHVANRLPTTVWAGCEPPVFVDVPDHRTEVIGLELACADYLTEVPWILVERGGDICHELEEVGKEYSADAIVVGSTHGIVGRIFGSVAGRLARRAQRPVVVIP, from the coding sequence ATGGCCGGTCACGAAATCCCCGAACCCGCGGACCGCAAGCAGGTAGCCGACCCCCTGTCGGACCTGCAAGCGGCAGAAGAGACATGTCATTCCTGCGATCCGGCCTTCCGGCACGGAGTCGTCGTCGGCTTCGACGGATCGACCTCCAGTGAGCGGGCGCTCGCGTACGCCATCGGTATGGCGAGACGGTCCGGCTCGGGCCTGATCATCGTCCATGTCGCCAATCGGCTGCCGACCACCGTCTGGGCGGGCTGTGAGCCCCCGGTCTTCGTGGACGTCCCCGATCACCGCACCGAGGTGATCGGTCTGGAGCTGGCATGCGCGGACTACCTCACCGAGGTGCCGTGGATCCTGGTCGAGCGCGGTGGTGACATCTGCCATGAGCTCGAAGAGGTCGGCAAGGAGTACTCGGCCGACGCGATCGTGGTCGGCTCCACGCACGGCATCGTCGGGCGCATCTTCGGTTCGGTGGCGGGACGGCTGGCGCGGCGCGCGCAGCGCCCCGTCGTCGTGATCCCGTAG
- a CDS encoding DUF4429 domain-containing protein gives MAEIIQKDGTWTFDGDTVRIVPGSDKGVSLLRKTLGEVAVPLAALAGISFEPGKKSGRLRLRLRNGADPLLQITGGKLEDSSDPYRLTVENDRTGVAEYFVDEVRNALLLDQVETSPVAGYLLPGPALPITVGAGDGTATFDGERIRLEWNWKTEESKSSGGARTLALEDVESVEWLPSVGLENGYLRFAVAKAPTKAPPKYDPHAVELWGFRKDPLMALVAAAVVARMPHPYAPAPVGIPPQLVAGAGAPATPSGDDHDALLRRLRELGELRQAGILTDEEFATAKQAVLKRL, from the coding sequence ATGGCGGAAATCATCCAGAAGGACGGCACTTGGACCTTCGACGGGGACACGGTGCGCATCGTGCCCGGCAGCGACAAAGGCGTGAGCCTGCTGCGCAAGACCCTCGGTGAAGTCGCCGTACCCCTGGCGGCGCTCGCCGGGATCTCCTTCGAGCCCGGGAAGAAGTCGGGACGGCTGCGACTGCGGCTGCGCAACGGCGCCGATCCGCTCCTCCAGATCACCGGCGGCAAGCTGGAGGACAGTTCCGACCCCTACCGGCTGACCGTGGAGAACGACCGGACCGGTGTCGCCGAGTACTTCGTCGACGAGGTGCGCAACGCCCTGCTGCTCGACCAGGTGGAGACCAGCCCTGTCGCCGGCTATCTGCTGCCCGGGCCCGCCCTCCCGATCACCGTCGGCGCGGGCGACGGCACCGCCACCTTCGACGGGGAGCGGATCCGTCTGGAGTGGAACTGGAAGACCGAGGAGTCCAAGTCCTCGGGCGGCGCGCGCACGCTCGCGCTCGAGGATGTGGAGTCGGTGGAGTGGCTGCCCTCCGTCGGCCTGGAGAACGGCTATCTGCGCTTCGCCGTGGCCAAGGCCCCGACGAAGGCCCCGCCCAAGTACGACCCGCACGCCGTGGAGCTGTGGGGCTTCCGCAAGGACCCGCTGATGGCGCTGGTCGCGGCGGCCGTGGTGGCCCGTATGCCGCATCCGTACGCCCCCGCGCCCGTCGGCATTCCCCCGCAGCTCGTGGCGGGCGCGGGCGCGCCCGCCACGCCGTCCGGCGACGATCATGACGCGCTGCTGCGCCGACTGCGTGAACTGGGCGAGCTGCGTCAGGCCGGGATACTGACGGACGAGGAGTTCGCGACCGCCAAACAGGCCGTTCTGAAGCGCCTCTGA
- a CDS encoding GlxA family transcriptional regulator — MSQDSAAPEVARKLSGRRRREVVAVLLFSGGPIFESSIPLSVFGIDRQDAGVPRYRLLVCGGEEGPLRTTGGLELTAPYGLEAIGRAGTVVVPAWRSITSPPPVEALDALRRAHEEGARIVGLCTGAFVLAAAGLLDGRPATTHWMYAPTLAKRYPSVHVDPRELFVDDGDVLTSAGTAAGIDLCLHIVRTDHGTEAAGALARRLVVPPRRSGGQERYLDRSLPEEIGSDPLAEVVSWALEHLHEQFDVETLAARAYMSRRTFDRRFRSLTGSAPLQWLITQRVLQAQRLLETSDYSVDEVAGRCGFRSPVALRGHFRRQLGSSPAAYRAAYRVRRPQSESAPAPVVEPVVPAQASPQARRAAAAAGPSGPTALSAASPELGKPSSDAYATGHGRPSLPGQRSAP, encoded by the coding sequence ATGAGTCAGGACTCCGCCGCACCGGAGGTGGCACGTAAGCTCTCCGGGCGCCGGCGCCGGGAAGTCGTCGCAGTGCTGCTGTTCAGCGGCGGCCCCATCTTTGAAAGTTCCATCCCGCTCTCGGTGTTCGGAATTGACCGTCAGGACGCCGGAGTTCCCCGCTATCGACTGCTTGTCTGCGGTGGCGAGGAGGGCCCGCTGCGGACCACCGGCGGGCTCGAACTGACTGCGCCCTACGGCCTGGAGGCGATCGGGAGAGCAGGCACCGTCGTTGTGCCGGCATGGCGGTCCATCACTTCACCACCGCCGGTCGAGGCACTCGATGCCTTGCGCAGAGCGCACGAGGAGGGAGCCAGAATCGTAGGACTGTGCACCGGTGCGTTCGTACTCGCCGCGGCCGGTCTGCTCGACGGCCGGCCGGCGACCACGCACTGGATGTACGCGCCGACACTCGCCAAGCGGTATCCGTCCGTCCATGTGGACCCGCGCGAGCTCTTCGTCGACGACGGCGATGTGCTCACCTCCGCGGGCACGGCGGCCGGAATCGACCTCTGCCTCCACATCGTGCGTACGGACCACGGCACCGAGGCGGCCGGGGCGCTCGCCCGCAGGCTGGTCGTACCGCCGCGGCGCAGTGGCGGACAGGAGCGCTATCTGGACAGGTCTTTACCAGAGGAAATCGGGTCGGACCCGCTGGCCGAGGTCGTCTCGTGGGCGCTGGAGCATCTCCATGAACAGTTCGATGTGGAGACCCTGGCCGCGCGGGCGTACATGAGCCGACGGACATTCGACCGGCGATTCCGCTCGCTCACCGGCAGCGCGCCGCTGCAATGGCTGATCACCCAGCGGGTGCTGCAGGCCCAGCGGCTGCTAGAGACCTCCGACTACTCGGTCGACGAGGTCGCCGGCCGCTGCGGCTTCCGCTCCCCGGTGGCCCTGCGTGGCCATTTCCGGCGCCAGCTGGGCTCATCCCCGGCCGCGTACCGGGCCGCCTACCGGGTGCGCCGCCCGCAGAGTGAGTCCGCACCGGCCCCGGTGGTGGAGCCGGTGGTACCGGCGCAGGCCTCTCCGCAGGCCAGACGTGCGGCCGCGGCGGCGGGACCGTCCGGTCCCACCGCGCTCTCGGCCGCGTCGCCGGAGCTCGGCAAGCCCAGTTCCGACGCGTACGCGACAGGTCACGGCCGCCCGAGCCTGCCCGGCCAGCGGAGTGCGCCATAA
- a CDS encoding beta-N-acetylhexosaminidase — MSQPRTFPRLFGSLLLVVAAGVSSVGAVPAGTGPAPAVRPLGQIVPAPASVQPGGAPYTLTPSTRIRVDDHSREARQIGMYLARILRPSTGYALPVTEDHLPGGIRLRLSPRDQGLGEEGYRLESSRGSVTLTARKPAGLFHAVQTLRQLLPASVEKDSRQKGPWKVAGGTITDTPRYAYRGAMLDVSRHFFTVDQVKRYIDQLALYKINKLHLHLSDDQGWRIAVDSWPRLATYGGSTQVGGGRGGHYTKKDYQGILDHAASRYLEVVPEIDMPGHTNAALASYAELNCSGVAPPLYTGTDVGFSSLCVPKPVTYGFVDDVIRELAALTPGEYLHIGGDEAHSTSHADYVAFMDKVQPIVARYGKTVVGWHQLTGAAPAKGALAQYWGLDDTSDAEKAQVARAARNGTGLILSPADRVYLDMKYNKDTPLGLGWAGFVEVRRAYDWDPATYLPGAPASAVAGVEAPLWSETISTSDHIEFMAFPRLPGVAELGWSPAATHDWEAYKVRLAAQGPRMAALGIDFYRSPQVPWPSG; from the coding sequence GTGAGTCAGCCCAGAACGTTTCCCCGTCTGTTCGGTTCGCTCCTGCTCGTCGTGGCGGCAGGCGTCTCCAGCGTCGGGGCCGTGCCCGCGGGCACGGGACCGGCCCCCGCCGTCCGGCCGCTCGGGCAGATCGTCCCCGCCCCCGCCTCCGTGCAGCCGGGGGGTGCGCCGTACACCCTCACCCCGTCGACCCGCATCCGCGTCGACGACCACTCCCGCGAGGCGCGGCAGATCGGCATGTACCTCGCCCGGATCCTGCGGCCGTCCACCGGCTACGCCCTGCCCGTCACCGAGGACCACCTCCCGGGCGGCATCCGGTTGCGGCTCAGCCCGCGGGACCAGGGCCTGGGCGAGGAGGGCTACCGGCTGGAGTCCTCGCGCGGCTCGGTCACCCTCACCGCCCGCAAGCCCGCCGGTCTCTTCCACGCCGTCCAGACGCTGCGGCAGCTGCTGCCGGCCTCGGTGGAGAAGGACAGCAGACAGAAGGGGCCGTGGAAGGTCGCGGGCGGCACCATCACCGACACCCCGCGGTACGCCTACCGAGGCGCGATGCTCGACGTCTCACGGCACTTCTTCACCGTCGACCAGGTCAAGCGCTATATCGACCAACTGGCGCTCTACAAGATCAACAAACTGCATCTGCATCTCTCCGACGACCAGGGCTGGCGGATCGCCGTCGACTCCTGGCCGCGTCTGGCCACGTACGGCGGCTCCACCCAGGTCGGCGGCGGACGCGGCGGTCACTACACAAAGAAGGACTACCAGGGGATCCTCGACCACGCCGCCTCGCGCTATCTGGAGGTCGTTCCCGAGATCGACATGCCGGGACACACGAACGCGGCACTCGCCTCGTACGCCGAGCTGAACTGCTCCGGCGTCGCGCCGCCCCTCTACACCGGCACCGACGTCGGCTTCAGCTCGCTCTGCGTGCCCAAGCCCGTGACGTACGGCTTCGTGGACGACGTGATACGTGAGCTGGCCGCACTCACCCCCGGCGAATACCTCCACATCGGCGGCGACGAGGCCCACTCCACCAGCCACGCCGACTATGTGGCGTTCATGGACAAGGTGCAGCCGATCGTCGCCAGGTACGGGAAGACCGTGGTCGGCTGGCATCAGCTGACCGGCGCCGCACCGGCGAAGGGAGCGCTGGCCCAGTACTGGGGCCTGGACGACACGAGCGACGCCGAGAAGGCGCAGGTCGCGCGGGCCGCGCGGAACGGCACCGGGCTGATCCTGTCGCCCGCCGACCGGGTCTACCTCGACATGAAGTACAACAAGGACACCCCGCTCGGCCTGGGCTGGGCCGGCTTTGTGGAGGTGCGGCGCGCCTACGACTGGGACCCGGCGACGTATCTGCCGGGCGCGCCCGCATCGGCGGTCGCGGGTGTCGAGGCGCCGCTCTGGTCGGAGACGATCTCCACCAGCGACCACATCGAGTTCATGGCCTTCCCGAGGCTGCCGGGGGTTGCGGAGCTGGGGTGGTCACCGGCAGCCACGCACGACTGGGAGGCGTACAAGGTGCGGCTGGCGGCGCAGGGGCCGCGGATGGCGGCGCTGGGGATCGACTTCTACCGCTCGCCGCAGGTGCCCTGGCCTTCGGGCTGA
- the orn gene encoding oligoribonuclease: MNDRMVWIDCEMTGLSLTDDALIEVAALVTDSELNVLGEGVDIVIRPPDAALETMPEVVRQMHTASGLLDELAGGTTLAAAEAQVLAYVREHVKDPGKAPLCGNSVGTDRGFLLRDMPTLEDYLHYRIVDVSSIKELARRWYPRAYFNSPEKNGNHRALADIRESIAELRYYREAVFVPQPGPDSDTAKAIAAKHVLPAEQSGKDAAVSPAPGPQ; encoded by the coding sequence ATGAACGATCGCATGGTGTGGATCGACTGCGAGATGACCGGGCTCTCGTTGACGGACGACGCACTCATCGAGGTGGCCGCACTGGTCACCGACTCGGAACTGAACGTGCTCGGTGAAGGGGTGGACATCGTGATCCGCCCGCCGGACGCTGCGCTGGAGACGATGCCCGAGGTGGTGCGGCAGATGCACACCGCCTCGGGCCTCCTCGACGAGCTCGCGGGCGGTACCACGCTCGCGGCCGCCGAGGCGCAGGTCCTGGCGTACGTACGCGAGCACGTCAAAGACCCCGGCAAGGCCCCGCTGTGCGGAAACTCGGTCGGCACCGACCGTGGCTTCCTGCTGCGGGACATGCCGACACTGGAGGACTACCTCCACTACCGGATCGTCGACGTCTCCTCGATCAAGGAACTGGCTCGCCGCTGGTACCCGAGGGCGTACTTCAACAGTCCGGAGAAGAACGGCAACCACCGGGCGCTGGCGGACATCCGCGAATCCATCGCGGAGCTGCGCTACTACCGCGAGGCGGTCTTCGTACCGCAGCCCGGACCCGACTCGGACACCGCGAAGGCGATCGCGGCGAAGCACGTCCTGCCCGCGGAGCAAAGCGGGAAGGACGCGGCTGTGAGTCCCGCGCCAGGGCCGCAATAA
- a CDS encoding acetate uptake transporter — protein sequence MDNDVSAGSATSTSTLGHLALGLTLLAFGVGNTGVIDNVTAADASSLATWVGGVALFIAGLLEFRAGNAGTGTAFSGLGAFWFTWGTGVGTEVSAEAAGLFLLLWALLALTLTAASAGSGMFGQGVYGLLFVSLLLLGIASFAENDGLAKAGGWVGAVGGLAAWYGATAALAKWPTFSGRAAGRGVTATG from the coding sequence GTGGACAACGACGTCTCTGCGGGAAGCGCTACTTCTACTTCGACTCTCGGTCATCTCGCCCTCGGACTCACCCTGCTGGCCTTCGGCGTCGGCAACACCGGTGTGATCGACAATGTCACGGCGGCCGATGCCTCCTCACTCGCCACCTGGGTCGGCGGGGTCGCGCTCTTCATCGCCGGCCTGCTCGAGTTCCGCGCGGGCAACGCCGGTACGGGCACGGCGTTCTCGGGCCTCGGCGCCTTCTGGTTCACCTGGGGCACCGGCGTCGGCACCGAGGTGTCCGCCGAGGCGGCCGGGCTCTTCCTCCTGCTGTGGGCGCTGCTCGCACTGACCCTGACAGCCGCGTCCGCGGGGAGCGGAATGTTCGGACAGGGTGTGTACGGGCTGCTGTTCGTCTCGCTGCTGCTGCTCGGCATCGCCTCCTTCGCGGAGAACGACGGGCTGGCGAAGGCGGGCGGCTGGGTCGGCGCGGTCGGGGGTCTGGCGGCCTGGTACGGCGCGACGGCCGCACTCGCCAAGTGGCCCACGTTCTCGGGACGCGCTGCCGGCCGGGGAGTGACGGCCACCGGCTGA
- a CDS encoding IucA/IucC family protein, whose protein sequence is MSLIGAVSHLTPELWEQSNRLLIRKALAEFSHERLLVPESLGEDHYRVLSDDSATEYRFSARRFALDHWQVFADSISRHRDGSRQPLDALEFFIELRGALGLSDEILPVYLEEISSTLSGTAFKLSKKPVTSAELATAGFQAIETGMTEGHPCFVANNGRLGFGVHEYLSYAPETASEVRLVWLAARRDVATFTAGAGLDYESLVRAELGEAALARVGRRLSDLGLDLADYFLLPVHPWQWWNKLSVTFAAEVAQQRLVCLGAGDDDYLAQQSIRTFFNTSDPAKHYVKTALSVVNMGFMRGLSAAYMEATPAINDWLAALIDSDEVFKAARFSIIRERAAIGYHHRQYERATDRYSPYRKMLAALWRESPVPSLGDGERLATMASLLHVDHAGASFAGALIDESSLAPAAWLRRYLDAYLTPVLHSFYAYDLVFMPHGENVILVIGEDGTVQRAIFKDIAEEIAVMDPDAVLPPAVERIRADVPEDMKLLSIFTDVFDCFLRFLGAALADEGRLDEETFWRTVAESVTGYQKSVPQLADRFQEYDMFAGEFALSCLNRLQLRNNEQMVDLADPAGALQLIGTLENPIARFSH, encoded by the coding sequence ATGAGCCTCATCGGCGCCGTATCGCATCTGACGCCCGAACTGTGGGAACAGTCCAACCGGCTGCTCATCCGCAAAGCGCTGGCAGAGTTCTCCCACGAACGGCTGCTGGTCCCCGAGTCGCTCGGCGAGGACCACTACCGCGTTCTCAGCGACGACTCCGCCACCGAGTACCGCTTCTCCGCGCGCCGGTTCGCGCTCGACCACTGGCAGGTCTTCGCCGACTCCATCAGCCGGCACCGGGACGGCTCCCGGCAGCCGCTCGACGCGCTCGAGTTCTTCATCGAACTGCGCGGCGCGCTCGGTCTGAGCGACGAGATCCTGCCGGTCTATCTGGAGGAGATCTCCTCCACGCTCTCCGGTACGGCGTTCAAGCTCAGCAAGAAGCCGGTGACCTCCGCCGAGCTGGCCACGGCCGGGTTCCAGGCGATCGAGACGGGGATGACCGAGGGCCATCCCTGCTTCGTCGCCAACAACGGCCGCCTCGGCTTCGGAGTGCACGAGTACCTTTCCTACGCCCCCGAGACCGCGAGCGAGGTGCGCCTCGTCTGGCTCGCCGCCCGCCGCGATGTCGCCACCTTCACTGCGGGAGCGGGACTCGACTACGAGTCGCTGGTCCGCGCCGAGCTCGGGGAAGCCGCACTCGCCCGCGTCGGCCGCCGGCTCAGCGACCTCGGCCTCGACCTCGCCGACTACTTCCTGCTGCCCGTCCACCCCTGGCAGTGGTGGAACAAGCTCTCCGTCACCTTCGCCGCCGAAGTCGCCCAGCAGCGCCTGGTCTGCCTGGGAGCGGGCGACGACGACTACCTCGCCCAGCAGTCGATCCGTACCTTCTTCAATACGAGCGACCCGGCCAAGCACTACGTCAAAACCGCGCTCTCCGTCGTCAACATGGGCTTCATGCGGGGCCTTTCGGCCGCGTACATGGAGGCGACGCCCGCGATCAACGACTGGCTCGCCGCTCTGATCGACAGCGACGAGGTCTTCAAGGCGGCCCGCTTCTCGATCATCAGGGAGCGGGCGGCGATCGGCTACCACCACCGCCAGTACGAGCGGGCGACCGACCGCTACTCGCCGTACCGCAAGATGCTGGCCGCGCTCTGGCGCGAGAGCCCGGTGCCCTCGCTGGGGGACGGCGAGCGGTTGGCCACCATGGCGTCGTTGCTCCATGTCGACCATGCGGGCGCCTCGTTCGCGGGTGCGCTGATCGACGAGTCGAGCCTCGCCCCGGCCGCGTGGCTGCGCCGCTATCTGGACGCGTACCTCACACCCGTACTGCACAGCTTCTACGCCTACGACCTGGTGTTCATGCCGCACGGCGAGAACGTCATCCTCGTCATCGGCGAGGACGGCACGGTCCAGCGGGCGATCTTCAAGGACATCGCCGAGGAGATCGCGGTGATGGACCCGGACGCGGTGCTGCCGCCCGCCGTCGAGCGGATCCGCGCGGACGTGCCCGAGGACATGAAGCTGCTGTCGATCTTCACGGATGTCTTCGACTGCTTCCTCCGCTTCCTGGGCGCCGCGCTGGCGGACGAGGGGCGGCTGGACGAGGAGACGTTCTGGCGGACGGTCGCCGAGTCCGTCACCGGCTACCAGAAGTCGGTCCCGCAGCTGGCCGACAGGTTCCAGGAGTACGACATGTTCGCGGGCGAGTTCGCGCTCTCCTGCCTCAACCGGCTCCAGTTGCGCAACAACGAGCAGATGGTGGACCTCGCCGACCCGGCCGGTGCGCTCCAGCTCATCGGCACGCTGGAGAACCCCATCGCGCGGTTCTCCCACTAG
- a CDS encoding LacI family DNA-binding transcriptional regulator codes for MVSRTIRTRSGGRRTGRPTLEEVAARAGVGRGTVSRVINGSPRVSDRTRAAVEAAVAELGYVPNRAARALAANRTDAIALVVPEPEDRFFAEPYFSEMVRGVGAALADTEMQLLLTLAGSDRERRRLATYLAAHRVDGVLLVSVHADDPIPDMLEQLSIPAVISGRRSGRETLAAVDSDNFEGARSAVAHLLARGRRTIGTITGRLDVYGAQCRLDGYRAALEAAGKAREARLTAPADFTEEGGRRAMRELLERCPDLDAVFAASDVMAAGARHVLREAGRRIPDDVALVGFDDSAVARHMDPALTSVRQPIEEMGRTMARVLLQEIKSGSAERPQIVLPTELVVRESS; via the coding sequence ATGGTGTCTCGGACAATCCGTACGCGCAGCGGCGGGCGTCGCACGGGCAGGCCGACCCTCGAAGAGGTGGCGGCACGCGCCGGAGTCGGCCGGGGCACGGTCTCGCGCGTGATCAACGGCTCGCCACGCGTCAGCGACCGCACCCGTGCCGCCGTCGAGGCGGCCGTCGCCGAACTCGGTTACGTACCCAATCGCGCCGCCCGCGCGCTCGCCGCCAACCGGACCGACGCCATCGCGCTCGTCGTCCCGGAGCCGGAGGACCGGTTCTTCGCGGAGCCGTACTTCTCCGAGATGGTCCGCGGCGTCGGCGCGGCCCTTGCCGACACGGAGATGCAGCTGCTGCTCACGCTGGCCGGCAGCGACCGCGAGCGCCGCCGGCTGGCCACGTATCTGGCCGCACACCGTGTGGACGGCGTCCTGCTGGTCTCGGTGCACGCCGACGATCCGATCCCCGACATGCTCGAGCAGCTCTCCATCCCGGCCGTCATCAGTGGCCGCAGGTCCGGGCGCGAGACGCTCGCCGCGGTCGACTCCGACAACTTCGAGGGCGCGCGCAGTGCGGTCGCCCACCTGCTGGCGCGCGGTCGCCGCACCATCGGGACGATCACCGGACGCCTCGACGTGTACGGCGCCCAGTGCCGGCTCGACGGCTACCGCGCCGCCCTGGAGGCGGCGGGGAAGGCCCGCGAGGCCCGGCTGACGGCCCCCGCCGACTTCACCGAGGAGGGTGGCCGCCGCGCGATGCGGGAGCTCCTGGAGCGCTGCCCGGACCTGGACGCGGTCTTCGCGGCCTCGGACGTGATGGCGGCAGGTGCGCGCCATGTACTGCGGGAGGCGGGCCGCCGGATACCGGACGATGTGGCGCTCGTCGGCTTCGACGACTCGGCCGTGGCGCGCCATATGGATCCGGCGCTCACCAGCGTCCGTCAGCCGATCGAGGAGATGGGCCGCACCATGGCCCGGGTGCTGCTCCAGGAGATAAAGAGCGGCTCGGCGGAGCGGCCGCAGATCGTGCTCCCGACGGAGCTGGTCGTACGCGAGTCGTCGTAG